One window from the genome of Hydractinia symbiolongicarpus strain clone_291-10 chromosome 1, HSymV2.1, whole genome shotgun sequence encodes:
- the LOC130662809 gene encoding uncharacterized protein LOC130662809 → MAAKERDMDKVIQYLKKLDQSEMTILNFINEKLTEIAVLHADDNNLRKHGVTKDGDIIRLRLMCSSDEQIEDRKLELRVLSPVRKSVTKKLRVVYLSWEHYDARKKKFALVKGERGGGLRSIKLPSNASYDDLLNTCKELFWEKRNNPLTFGTSDVTFFLVDIRREVVNNILTTNANQQIPFTIELYCQKTKMARTKFIFRTKCKTIQMIQDLTAPIFVSSDNDESDDFVPARGFRTSTPLIGTSHERAEVRQEMDNAYSASLASDRKKAQEKADIEKRNLRLQSLNAARKSRVPPEALLTDYHCTISIHHPAEGHKTRLFHARETMTVVYDWAGSLSIEPEHYDILDFTGKVIVPDSPIKSGMFHIRERDDPVNMTSGASVAFMGFGTEKESTNDASVTEQSTSTTSLLSSSEEDRYIQVSTKMATSIIEGYTLETQCYSKSRMIHAPKIALPTYKMGAAKQILDHVPLVSGETFRYFFRTDIACSQVGLFHFIYYIMLGAQKLSLFNNPRAIMAFIQCCLCSFTAIDDHDTILLQPVYIIGEYNCFGSNIQAITLEKLYSVKDMQNELLFTFNIKASKTAPFRKGLRLAHCSFYQMGILLPEFLLWHVELSRRSSRHKYCLIEFGGAGLPWAATKCRDVRVPLEEYGELSTGMIEEMAITAILTIAINELITTANFEDLQKVRLLSLEGEFNDGEQLVLIEFKDEEAQGDGVARDAFTLFFNKMYGKFDGYFEKVPIPTSEAMELNTVGKIIISGFVFYNVYPFQLSHAAMKYTLFEEITDQDLFKSFMNYIPSSEAEYVKKFAAGKKSEIQPIVDILTESRIFDMPKKENVIELFVKAAKISLIRLPTFCLKEIVIGMGHFWKNVSQNMFDAIAAETKPTPERFLKAIEADEKNQVHQKITTWFHRYVRSLKQETLLDLVRFITGSSNLIPGEIIKLEYTDHPPKHARPTAETCFKILRLPRQYVSFSHLCENINYYLGNEDSWGVKDNI, encoded by the exons ATGGCGGCGAAAGAGCGAGACATGGACAAG gtaattcaatatttaaaaaaattggaccAATCTGAGATGACGATTCTGAATTTTATCAACGAAAAG CTCACTGAGATAGCTGTACTGCATGCTGACGACAACAATTTACGTAAACATGGTGTCACCAAGGATGGTGATATAATCAGATTGAGATTAATGTGTTCCTCAGATGAGCAAATAGAAGATCGAAAGCTTGAGTTGAG AGTGTTGTCCCCAGTTAGGAAAAGTGTAACAAAGAAACTAAGAGTCGTTTACCTCAGTTGGGAACACTATGATGcgaggaaaaaaaaatttgctctaGTGAAAGGAGAAAGAGGAGGTGGACTGAGAAGCATCAAGCTTCCGTCGAATGCATCCTATGATGATTTATTGAATACTTGCAAAGAGTTATTTTGGGAGAAAAGGAACAACCCTCTTACATTTGGTACAAGTGACGTTACTTTCTTTTTAGTTGATATCCGGAGGGAAGTTGTGAATAACATTTTAACCACCAATGCAAACCAACAGATCCCTTTTACAATTGAACTGTATTgtcagaaaacaaaaatggctagaACCAAGTTCATTTTCAGAACAAAGTGCAAGACAATCCAAATGATACAAGACTTGACAGCACCAATATTTGTGAGTTCTGACAATGACGAATCAGATGATTTTGTTCCAGCTCGTGGTTTTAGAACATCAACACCATTGATTGGAACTTCTCATGAACGAGCAGAGGTAAGACAAGAGATGGACAATGCCTACTCTGCATCTTTAGCATCTGATAGGAAGAAAGCACAAGAAAAAGCTGATATAGAAAAAAGAAACTTAAGGTTACAAAGCTTGAATGCAGCACGAAAATCAAGAGTTCCTCCTGAAGCTCTTTTAACTgattaccattgtactatttcaaTACATCACCCTGCAGAAGGTCATAAAACACGTCTTTTTCATGCAAGAGAAACAATGACTGTAGTATATGATTGGGCAGGAAGTTTGAGCATTGAACCTGAACATTATGATATTTTAGATTTTACTGGAAAAGTTATTGTCCCAGATTCACCAATTAAATCAGGAATGTTTCATATTAGAGAACGTGATGATCCAGTTAACATGACATCCGGAGCTTCAGTAGCATTTATGGGATTTGGAACAGAGAAAGAGTCCACTAACGATGCTTCTGTAACTGAACAATCTACCTCAACAACAAGTTTATTATCAAGTTCAGAAGAAGACAGATA TATTCAAGTGTCAACAAAGATGGCTACTAGCATCATTGAAGGATAtactttagaaactcaatgttatTCCAAATCTAGAATG ATCCACGCCCCTAAGATTGCCTTGCCTACCTATAAAATGGGAGCAGCTAAA CAAATTTTGGATCATGTACCTCTGGTATCAGGAGAAACCTTCAGATATTTCTTCAGGACAGATATTGCATGTAGCCAGGTcggtttgtttcattttatatattatatcatgTTAGGAGCCCAGAAACTGTCACTTTTTAACAACCCTAGAGCCATTATGGCTTTTATACAA TGTTGTTTATGTTCATTCACCGCGATAGACGATCATGATACGATCCTGCTCCAACCTGTGTATA TTATTGGTGAATATAATTGCTTTGGGAGCAATATTCAGGCTATAACTTTGGAGAAACTATATTCTGTAAAAGACATGCAAAACG AACTGCTATTTACATTTAACATCAAGGCATCCAAAACAGCTCCATTTAGGAAAGGGCTAAGGCTGGCCCATTGTTCGTTTTATCAAATGGGGATTTTATTACCCGAATT CCTGTTATGGCATGTTGAATTATCTCGTCGTAGTTCTCGTCATAAATATTGCCTCATAGAATTTGGGGGTGCTGGGCTGCCCTGGGCAGCCACAAAGTGTAGAGATGTGCGTGTACCCCTGGAAGAGTATGGTGAATTAAGTACAG GTATGATAGAGGAAATGGCTATTACTGCTATTTT AACCATAGCAATTAATGAACTGATAACAACAGCAAATTTCGAAGACTTACAAAAAGTCCGTTTATTATCCCTTGAGGGTGAATTCAATGATGGGGAACAATTA gttttaatcgAATTCAAGGATGAGGAAGCTCAGGGTGATGGTGTTGCAAGGGACGCtttcacattattttttaataaaatgtatgGAAAATTTGATGGCTACTTTGAGAAAGTACCAATACCCACTTCAGAAGCGATGGAGTTAAATACAGTGGGAAAAATTATTATCTCTGGCTTTGTATTTTATAATGTATATCCTTTTCAATTATCACATGCTGCCATGAAGTATACATTGTTTGAAGAAATAACTGATCAAGATTTGTTCAAATCGTTTATGAATTATATTCCATCATCAGAAGCCGAGTATGTAAAAAAGTTTGCAGCTGGGAAAAAAAGTGAAATCCAACCCATAGTAGACATATTGACTGAATCTCGTATTTTTGATATgccaaagaaagaaaatgtgaTCGAATTATTTGTTAAAGCTGCAAAAATTTCACTTATAAGGTTACCAACCTTTTGTTTGAAGGAAATTGTTATAGGAATGGGACATTTTTGGAAAAACGTCAGCCAAAATATGTTCGATGCTATAGCTGCTGAAACAAAGCCCacacccgaacgatttttaaaagctaTCGAAGCCGATGAAAAAAATCAAGTTCACCAGAAAATTACAACTTGGTTTCATCGTTATGTACGTTCATTGAAACAGGAAACTTTGTTGGATCTTGTCAGATTTATAACTGGATCATCGAACCTTATACCTGGTGAAATCATTAAATTAGAGTACACTGATCACCCACCGAAACATGCAAGACCAACAGCTGagacatgttttaaaattttgaggctgCCGCGCCAATATGTTTCCTTTTCTCACCTTTGTGAAAACATCAATTATTATCTCGGTAATGAAGACTCATGGGGTGTTAAGGACAATatttaa